One stretch of Brevibacillus laterosporus DNA includes these proteins:
- a CDS encoding ArpU family transcriptional regulator, with translation MNTMHEQLAMFPPIDEKAVRRTVAKELKNFKALRVAVQNKKEQAESGIEQLFPRLHQTETKNTLKAQQIERALKYSLDEIERKIIEEKYLSPTQVNDINVYLDLGLTKDQYYIKKREAISQIATALGII, from the coding sequence ATGAACACAATGCATGAGCAACTAGCCATGTTTCCACCTATAGACGAAAAAGCAGTTAGGAGAACAGTAGCTAAGGAGTTAAAAAACTTCAAAGCGTTACGTGTGGCTGTACAGAATAAGAAAGAGCAGGCCGAAAGCGGGATTGAGCAACTGTTTCCACGTCTGCATCAAACAGAGACGAAAAACACTTTGAAGGCGCAACAAATTGAGAGAGCCTTGAAGTATTCGCTGGACGAAATAGAACGGAAAATCATTGAGGAAAAATACCTCAGTCCGACGCAAGTAAATGACATAAATGTATACTTAGATTTAGGTCTAACAAAGGATCAATACTACATCAAAAAGCGAGAGGCAATCTCTCAAATTGCTACGGCACTCGGAATCATTTGA
- a CDS encoding chromosome partitioning protein ParB — protein MDIRLLPIDKINPAPYNPRVDLQPGDAEYEKLKRSIEDFGYVEPLVWNQRTGNLVGGHQRYKILVNEQGRREVEVSVVDLDEQKEKALNIAMNKISGDWDEEKLSLLIEELAASDFNMELTGFDSEEIDELLKDYSNDYTDLSNDLDSSEGERKTLFDKFLIPPFSVLDTRQGYWQDRKRQWLSLGMESKEGRDSNLIYNLGNQSEYMRKAMEQCGGGTSIFDPVLCELIYRWFCPNSGQILDPFAGGSVRGVVASYLGYQYTGIDLRPEQIESNIKQANEMITRGILQEVPEWIVGDSRNINQLVEQAKADLIFSCPPYADLEVYSDNPADISNMNYDDFLRSYREIILNAVSMLKDNRFACFVVGDIRDRKGIYRNFVSHTIQAFIDAGMQYYNEGILINVVGTVALRAGRQFAASRKLGKCHQNVLVFYKGNPRDITSELGSVDIEDSLLEKLA, from the coding sequence TTGGATATTCGATTGTTACCCATCGATAAAATTAACCCAGCTCCATATAATCCGCGTGTCGATCTACAACCAGGGGATGCGGAATACGAGAAGTTAAAGCGCTCCATTGAGGATTTCGGCTATGTGGAGCCTTTAGTGTGGAATCAGCGAACAGGGAATCTAGTAGGAGGCCACCAACGCTATAAAATCTTAGTCAACGAGCAGGGACGAAGAGAAGTAGAGGTTTCCGTTGTTGATCTTGATGAGCAAAAAGAAAAGGCTCTCAATATAGCAATGAATAAAATTAGCGGAGATTGGGACGAAGAAAAGCTATCACTTTTGATAGAAGAATTAGCGGCTAGTGATTTCAATATGGAATTAACAGGATTTGATTCTGAGGAAATAGACGAGTTATTAAAAGACTATAGCAATGATTACACGGATTTAAGTAATGACTTGGATTCTTCAGAAGGAGAGAGAAAAACATTATTCGATAAGTTCTTAATCCCTCCCTTTTCTGTATTAGATACAAGGCAAGGATACTGGCAGGACAGGAAAAGGCAATGGTTAAGTTTAGGGATGGAAAGTAAAGAGGGAAGAGACAGCAACCTTATTTACAATTTGGGAAATCAATCGGAATATATGCGTAAAGCTATGGAACAGTGTGGTGGCGGTACAAGTATTTTCGATCCAGTGCTTTGTGAGTTAATCTATCGCTGGTTTTGCCCAAACTCAGGTCAAATTTTAGACCCATTTGCAGGCGGATCAGTCAGAGGGGTTGTAGCATCATACCTGGGTTATCAGTATACTGGCATAGACCTGCGACCGGAGCAAATAGAATCAAATATAAAGCAGGCTAACGAGATGATTACTAGAGGCATATTGCAAGAAGTTCCAGAGTGGATTGTTGGAGATTCTAGGAACATAAATCAGCTAGTGGAACAAGCTAAAGCAGATCTGATATTCAGTTGCCCTCCATATGCTGACTTGGAAGTATATTCGGATAATCCCGCAGATATCTCGAACATGAACTATGATGATTTCCTGAGATCATACAGAGAGATCATTTTAAACGCTGTGTCGATGTTAAAGGATAACCGATTTGCTTGTTTTGTTGTAGGAGATATCAGGGATAGAAAGGGAATCTATCGGAACTTTGTATCTCACACGATCCAGGCGTTTATAGATGCTGGAATGCAATACTACAACGAAGGAATATTGATAAACGTTGTTGGTACAGTGGCATTACGGGCTGGAAGGCAGTTTGCTGCTAGTAGGAAGTTAGGCAAGTGTCACCAGAACGTTCTAGTATTTTACAAAGGGAATCCGCGAGATATTACATCAGAATTAGGTAGTGTAGATATAGAGGATAGTTTGCTCGAAAAATTAGCGTAA
- a CDS encoding terminase, protein MARARSPNRKLAEKIYLESNGTILLKQIAEQLGVSDSQIRKWKNQDKWDEKLNSNVTNGNSNVTKRKGAPKGNKNGVGHGAPKGNKNAKGNVGGGAPSQNTNAVKTGEYQTLWMDALTPEQQDVVARVNLEPLEQVNQSITLYSWREREIMFKIAKLEKGLTDKQRRVLQERVTIKEPVQVHDDKSGGTKTIVLSRDELVTTKIEETEYRAIEDILHLQEALTRVTDKKLRAVEMKHKLTIAKGPNDDEGGKSGLDQLAEVIAKSAAALQGDA, encoded by the coding sequence ATGGCACGAGCTCGTAGTCCCAATCGTAAACTAGCAGAAAAAATATACTTGGAAAGTAACGGAACCATACTGTTAAAGCAGATTGCCGAGCAGCTTGGTGTAAGTGATTCGCAGATACGTAAGTGGAAAAATCAAGACAAATGGGATGAAAAACTCAATAGTAACGTTACCAATGGCAATAGTAACGTTACCAAAAGAAAGGGAGCGCCCAAAGGTAATAAGAATGGTGTGGGGCATGGTGCACCAAAGGGTAATAAGAACGCTAAGGGTAATGTTGGCGGTGGCGCTCCATCTCAAAACACCAATGCAGTAAAGACGGGAGAGTATCAAACTCTTTGGATGGATGCTCTTACACCCGAGCAACAGGACGTTGTGGCAAGAGTCAATCTTGAACCATTGGAGCAGGTGAACCAATCTATTACCCTCTACTCCTGGAGGGAACGTGAAATCATGTTCAAGATTGCTAAGCTGGAAAAAGGCCTTACTGATAAACAGCGTCGTGTCCTTCAGGAGAGAGTCACTATCAAGGAACCTGTGCAAGTACACGATGATAAGTCGGGTGGGACCAAGACAATTGTTCTTTCACGTGACGAGTTGGTCACGACCAAAATCGAAGAGACTGAGTATCGAGCGATAGAAGATATCCTCCACCTGCAGGAAGCTCTCACACGAGTCACTGATAAGAAACTCCGAGCTGTTGAAATGAAACACAAGTTGACCATTGCTAAGGGTCCCAATGATGACGAAGGCGGTAAAAGCGGTCTTGATCAGCTTGCTGAAGTCATTGCAAAAAGTGCTGCAGCTCTTCAAGGTGATGCTTGA
- a CDS encoding PBSX family phage terminase large subunit, with protein sequence MEFQLFGEKITRFILNPIEKDARINILEGSVRSGKTVGMIPKWINYIKNGPKGLLVITGVSKETIYDNVLQDLFDTVGSANYRYNHQTGLIQMFDRKIKVIGAKDEGSEKYLRGKTLAGAYCDELTLMPEKFFKQLLNRLSVKGAKLYATTNPDHPYHYLYTEYITDEKKLKSGMVKVYHFELDDNPNLDEEYKTFIRGAFTGFWYLRMIEGKWVVAQGAIYDMWDKSLNTFTDDDIIPGFKSLAQRYISIDYGSQNPTVFLDCWDDGDTVWVLDEYYYDGRKEGKQKENSEYADDLQKFIGSDYPIYVIIDPSASAFKTTLRNRGFRIKDADNEVLEGIRMTSTMINKRKFKVHRERCPNFLKEVSSYVWDEKAVMRGVEQPLKHADHCMDAGRYFIKTIIKPRRLLG encoded by the coding sequence ATGGAATTTCAATTATTTGGTGAAAAGATAACACGGTTTATATTAAACCCAATTGAGAAAGATGCCAGAATAAACATCTTGGAAGGCTCTGTCCGTAGCGGTAAAACGGTTGGTATGATTCCAAAATGGATCAATTATATCAAAAACGGACCAAAAGGATTATTGGTCATTACGGGCGTATCGAAAGAAACTATCTACGATAACGTTCTACAGGATTTGTTTGATACTGTTGGGTCTGCTAATTATAGGTACAATCATCAAACAGGTCTTATCCAGATGTTTGACCGAAAGATTAAAGTTATTGGGGCAAAGGACGAGGGATCAGAGAAGTACCTTCGTGGTAAGACATTAGCAGGAGCTTATTGTGATGAGCTGACATTGATGCCGGAGAAGTTTTTCAAGCAACTGCTCAACAGGTTGTCGGTTAAAGGCGCGAAGCTATATGCCACAACTAACCCGGATCATCCATATCATTATCTTTACACCGAGTACATCACTGATGAGAAAAAACTCAAGAGTGGCATGGTCAAGGTGTATCACTTTGAGCTTGACGATAATCCGAATCTGGATGAAGAATACAAAACGTTTATCCGTGGTGCTTTCACAGGTTTTTGGTATTTACGCATGATCGAGGGCAAGTGGGTTGTCGCTCAGGGTGCGATTTATGATATGTGGGACAAGAGTCTGAACACATTCACTGATGACGACATAATACCAGGATTCAAGAGTCTGGCCCAGCGCTATATCTCAATTGACTACGGTAGCCAGAATCCTACTGTCTTCCTAGATTGTTGGGATGACGGCGATACGGTGTGGGTATTGGATGAATACTATTACGATGGGAGAAAAGAAGGGAAGCAAAAGGAAAACTCTGAATATGCGGATGATCTGCAAAAGTTTATTGGATCGGATTATCCGATATACGTAATTATCGATCCATCTGCTTCAGCTTTTAAGACAACACTACGAAATCGAGGGTTTCGGATCAAAGATGCAGATAACGAGGTTTTGGAAGGTATTCGGATGACATCGACTATGATAAACAAGCGAAAGTTCAAGGTTCATCGAGAGCGTTGTCCGAACTTCTTAAAAGAAGTATCAAGCTATGTATGGGATGAAAAGGCGGTCATGCGCGGAGTTGAGCAGCCGTTAAAGCATGCGGATCACTGTATGGATGCTGGACGATACTTTATAAAAACAATCATCAAGCCTAGACGCCTACTAGGGTAG
- a CDS encoding DUF1073 domain-containing protein has translation MSRRKRKSTRDARQPPAIQKQKKPEAKLPKGLTTDAFSNVLARLGSGTPNLMEGTDYTLTRLTQNYQLMNTLYREHWIIRKIIDTIPEDMTRNWITITTQLPPDEIRKIDKLWRVRRVRQKILTGLKWGRLYGGAVGLIMIEGHDDILHQPLDFDMIMPGSFKGLMILDRWSGVYPSPELVDDIDDPEFGLPESYQVTIDGGQTMNVHHSRIVRFIGRELPYWEKLAEVYWGASEVEVVFDELKKRDNTSWNIAQLVFLANLRVMKSEDLGAMLAIGDERLQNDVYNTIQIQNWLMSNMGLNVIGKNDDFQTHQYTFTGLNDIYESFMLDVAGACQIPVTKLFGRAPAGMNATGESDMQNYYEVVQQQQESTLGPILDKLLPIMCMSEFGAIPDDIDYTFDPIRTPNDKDVAELVDKKTTSIINVFQAGIIDQKTALKELKQMSETTGMFTNITDDDIENADDTTHQGEFGFGGDLDCGEDEYALGTQTPYRADLPQGDTSGSEKFRRVLDRFRRRLRNS, from the coding sequence ATGAGCAGACGTAAAAGAAAATCTACAAGGGATGCAAGACAACCACCTGCAATACAGAAACAGAAGAAACCTGAAGCTAAGTTGCCAAAGGGTCTGACAACGGATGCTTTTTCCAATGTACTTGCCCGTCTAGGTAGCGGAACGCCTAACCTCATGGAAGGTACTGACTATACGCTGACCAGGCTTACTCAGAATTACCAGCTCATGAACACCCTTTACAGAGAACACTGGATCATACGGAAGATCATCGACACTATCCCCGAAGACATGACGCGAAACTGGATCACGATCACGACCCAACTTCCTCCTGACGAGATCAGAAAGATTGATAAGCTGTGGCGTGTTCGCCGAGTCAGACAAAAGATACTGACGGGGTTGAAATGGGGGCGGTTATACGGTGGCGCTGTTGGCTTGATCATGATTGAGGGACACGATGACATCCTGCATCAACCGCTGGATTTTGATATGATCATGCCTGGTTCGTTCAAGGGCCTCATGATCCTAGATCGATGGTCTGGGGTATATCCAAGTCCAGAATTGGTAGATGATATCGATGATCCTGAGTTCGGACTACCGGAGTCCTATCAAGTGACTATTGACGGTGGACAGACTATGAATGTTCATCACAGTCGCATTGTCCGTTTCATTGGGCGAGAGCTGCCGTACTGGGAGAAGCTGGCGGAAGTCTACTGGGGCGCTTCCGAAGTGGAGGTCGTGTTTGACGAGCTGAAAAAAAGGGATAACACTAGTTGGAATATTGCGCAGCTTGTTTTTCTTGCGAATCTCCGCGTAATGAAAAGCGAAGATTTAGGAGCAATGCTCGCAATTGGAGACGAAAGACTGCAAAACGATGTCTATAACACTATTCAGATTCAAAACTGGCTGATGAGTAATATGGGGTTGAATGTGATCGGGAAAAATGATGATTTCCAAACGCACCAATACACTTTCACAGGGCTGAATGACATCTATGAAAGCTTTATGCTAGATGTCGCAGGTGCGTGCCAGATACCTGTCACAAAGCTGTTTGGTCGTGCTCCCGCTGGAATGAATGCTACCGGGGAAAGCGACATGCAAAACTACTATGAGGTAGTGCAACAGCAACAAGAATCAACTCTTGGTCCGATCCTCGACAAGCTACTGCCGATTATGTGCATGTCAGAGTTTGGAGCTATACCTGATGATATCGACTACACATTCGATCCGATCAGAACACCAAACGATAAAGACGTAGCCGAACTGGTAGACAAGAAAACAACATCGATCATCAATGTATTTCAGGCGGGTATTATCGACCAGAAAACAGCACTGAAGGAACTAAAGCAGATGAGCGAGACAACGGGCATGTTCACCAACATCACTGATGATGATATTGAAAATGCTGACGACACCACTCATCAAGGCGAGTTCGGATTTGGCGGTGATTTAGACTGTGGCGAAGACGAGTACGCTTTGGGCACCCAAACGCCGTATAGAGCAGACTTACCGCAAGGCGATACAAGCGGTTCTGAAAAGTTTAGGAGAGTCCTTGACCGATTTAGAAGACGCCTCAGAAATAGCTAA
- a CDS encoding phage head morphogenesis protein, translated as MAKTSTLWAPKRRIEQTYRKAIQAVLKSLGESLTDLEDASEIANRIKDFTYNPLFLEYAEASAMKMVTHLFSDAGRTWRQAAKTNSKGRLIFQALQKEMRGPIGAAVRLQAERNAEVIKSLPIDIAKQVNEHVLREAIKGTRSSEIALQIKEFFPEESKAKANLIARTEVSKTSTALTQARCEFVGADWYIWRTSEDSRVRGSHRLMDGVIVKWNDPPSPEKLDGETRTFGHYHAGEIFNCRCYAEPVIDLNLISWPVKVYYGGRIQRMTRKQFEKIA; from the coding sequence GTGGCGAAGACGAGTACGCTTTGGGCACCCAAACGCCGTATAGAGCAGACTTACCGCAAGGCGATACAAGCGGTTCTGAAAAGTTTAGGAGAGTCCTTGACCGATTTAGAAGACGCCTCAGAAATAGCTAATAGAATTAAAGACTTCACATATAATCCTCTGTTTCTGGAATATGCTGAAGCTTCAGCTATGAAAATGGTTACGCATCTCTTTAGCGATGCAGGGCGAACGTGGCGGCAGGCCGCAAAAACGAATAGCAAGGGACGTCTGATCTTTCAAGCTCTCCAGAAAGAAATGCGTGGGCCGATAGGAGCTGCTGTGCGTCTTCAAGCCGAACGTAATGCTGAAGTAATCAAGTCACTACCTATCGACATTGCAAAACAGGTGAATGAGCACGTTTTGCGAGAGGCTATAAAAGGTACAAGGTCTAGCGAAATTGCTCTGCAAATCAAGGAGTTCTTTCCTGAGGAATCTAAAGCAAAGGCAAACCTTATAGCTCGTACAGAAGTAAGTAAAACCTCAACAGCGTTGACTCAAGCGCGCTGCGAGTTTGTAGGAGCTGACTGGTACATCTGGCGCACGAGCGAGGATTCCCGTGTTCGTGGTTCTCATAGGCTTATGGATGGCGTGATTGTCAAGTGGAATGATCCACCTAGCCCTGAAAAGCTGGACGGCGAGACTCGGACATTTGGACATTATCATGCTGGCGAGATTTTTAATTGCCGTTGTTATGCCGAACCTGTGATTGACCTGAATCTAATTAGTTGGCCGGTAAAGGTGTACTACGGTGGACGTATTCAGCGTATGACACGCAAACAATTTGAAAAGATTGCTTAA
- a CDS encoding DUF2213 domain-containing protein, translated as MTATPEGFLICHNVPIARTGWYEYLAEEIGAIDQKGKIVKVYRSPDDVFSPGAIASFEGKVLTGEHPHEAVTPDNATRYTKGVIQNVRQGSGENSDLLLADLVVYDQTLINEIQDGKREVSCGYDCTYEEMEDGTYQQREICGNHVAVVKSGRAGDRVAIQDSNSQTLVNIKPKSKGDTSMANKITLPRKTKSRVTDLLAAIGLKQFATDAEPEEIKEAVDALVEERESEDNDPDETKKETATDNQDPAFQALTEQVAKLTDMVMQLTQAKDEEPKPESLIDNAIAELEDSDEQEVADDEEESHTIPVEHMDEEGPVSDPEDRPQSALTGDNAYKIQALKVIKPIIAAIPDPAERKRATDAAIASIKRKPAKNAYANINKGRRKTATDNKPKSDYSQLGRDIARKYNPHYKDRS; from the coding sequence ATGACGGCTACACCAGAGGGATTCCTGATCTGTCATAACGTTCCAATAGCAAGGACAGGTTGGTACGAATACCTAGCAGAAGAAATCGGCGCTATCGATCAAAAAGGCAAGATTGTGAAAGTGTATCGAAGCCCGGATGACGTATTCAGTCCGGGGGCTATCGCTAGTTTCGAAGGCAAAGTCCTGACAGGCGAGCATCCTCATGAAGCTGTAACGCCAGATAACGCGACCCGGTACACAAAAGGAGTTATACAGAACGTCCGACAAGGCTCTGGCGAAAACAGTGATCTTTTACTTGCAGACTTGGTCGTCTATGATCAAACACTCATAAACGAGATTCAGGATGGTAAACGAGAGGTTTCATGTGGCTACGATTGTACGTATGAGGAAATGGAAGACGGAACCTATCAACAAAGGGAAATTTGCGGAAACCATGTCGCTGTTGTGAAAAGCGGCCGAGCTGGTGATCGCGTTGCAATACAAGATTCAAATTCCCAAACGCTTGTGAATATCAAACCGAAATCGAAAGGAGATACAAGTATGGCAAACAAAATTACATTACCGAGAAAAACAAAATCACGCGTCACTGACTTGCTGGCTGCAATCGGCTTGAAACAATTTGCTACCGATGCCGAGCCAGAAGAGATTAAGGAAGCGGTGGATGCACTTGTCGAGGAAAGGGAATCAGAGGACAACGATCCTGATGAAACAAAAAAAGAGACAGCTACTGACAATCAAGATCCTGCCTTTCAAGCCCTAACTGAACAAGTAGCCAAACTTACAGATATGGTTATGCAGCTCACACAAGCAAAAGATGAAGAGCCTAAGCCAGAGAGCCTAATTGACAATGCTATTGCTGAACTTGAAGATTCCGATGAACAAGAGGTGGCAGATGATGAAGAGGAAAGCCACACCATCCCTGTTGAGCACATGGACGAGGAAGGTCCTGTTTCTGACCCAGAAGACCGACCACAAAGCGCTTTGACGGGAGACAACGCTTATAAGATTCAAGCCCTGAAAGTAATCAAACCTATTATTGCTGCTATTCCCGACCCTGCTGAGAGAAAGCGAGCTACCGATGCTGCAATCGCTAGTATCAAGAGAAAACCAGCCAAGAATGCTTACGCAAACATTAATAAAGGTCGTAGAAAGACAGCTACTGACAACAAGCCTAAGAGTGATTACTCTCAGCTTGGTCGTGATATCGCAAGAAAATACAATCCCCATTACAAGGATCGCTCGTAA
- a CDS encoding DUF2184 domain-containing protein, giving the protein MTAPKAPLARKVHTIDGLGPSMTMNDAAIGSGMAFLVGELEKRDPRLLEPLSSVTWMRDIVSKTGGGWVDFTSNQFVDYATTGGNEDGIIGGETNDIPVMQANTTKDVYKVFNFANILKVPFVDQQKLQNIGRSLDDILDKGIRLNYNKSIDNIVYTGFPRAGVYGLINSPDITASAVAAGVSGQTKWNKKTPDEILADINAIITDTWAASEYDLTGMANHILIPPQQYAYLVGTKVSEAGNISILQFLLDNNIGKNQGIDLTIAPSRWCSGAGTGGTDRMVAYVNDEDRVNFDLTVPLSRVMTQSQVTEMAYLTAYAAQIGQVKFLYTQCARYGDGI; this is encoded by the coding sequence ATGACAGCACCTAAAGCACCTTTAGCAAGAAAAGTGCACACTATCGATGGGCTTGGACCATCAATGACGATGAACGACGCAGCAATCGGCTCCGGTATGGCGTTTCTAGTCGGGGAACTTGAAAAGCGTGACCCACGACTTTTAGAACCGTTAAGCAGTGTAACTTGGATGCGCGATATCGTATCCAAGACTGGCGGTGGATGGGTTGATTTCACTTCAAACCAATTCGTTGACTACGCTACCACTGGCGGAAATGAAGACGGTATTATCGGAGGCGAAACCAACGATATCCCAGTCATGCAAGCAAATACAACCAAAGACGTTTACAAGGTGTTTAACTTTGCGAATATCTTGAAGGTTCCGTTTGTCGATCAGCAAAAACTACAGAACATCGGTCGAAGCCTAGATGACATTCTGGATAAAGGTATTCGTTTGAACTATAACAAGTCTATCGACAACATCGTATACACTGGCTTTCCACGTGCAGGCGTATACGGTCTTATCAATAGCCCTGACATTACGGCATCTGCTGTCGCCGCTGGTGTATCTGGGCAAACCAAATGGAACAAAAAAACACCGGATGAAATCCTTGCAGACATTAACGCAATCATTACAGATACGTGGGCGGCGTCTGAGTACGATTTAACGGGTATGGCAAACCATATTCTTATTCCACCACAGCAATACGCGTACCTTGTCGGCACGAAAGTAAGCGAGGCTGGAAACATTTCTATCCTGCAATTTTTGCTTGATAACAACATCGGCAAAAACCAAGGGATTGATCTTACGATTGCCCCATCGCGTTGGTGTTCTGGTGCGGGTACCGGTGGCACAGATAGAATGGTTGCCTATGTAAATGACGAGGACCGTGTAAACTTCGATCTAACAGTACCGCTCAGCCGAGTTATGACTCAATCGCAAGTAACTGAGATGGCATACTTGACTGCCTATGCTGCTCAAATCGGTCAGGTCAAATTCTTATACACCCAATGCGCTCGTTACGGCGACGGCATTTAA
- a CDS encoding DUF4054 domain-containing protein has product MTGGSMSAPGVIGVASNIRTGSNPPFSFEDFIAVYPQFGANAEGNYVIPQMIIQMYIDLANECIKQARWHSYWTVATGWFVAHFCTLYMQGIADPNSGAAGVLKAGQTRGLATSKSAGDVSVSTDYSVIAQDLDGWAAWKLTIYGQQLATIGRLVGKGGMYVY; this is encoded by the coding sequence ATGACAGGTGGCAGCATGAGTGCACCAGGAGTCATAGGGGTTGCTTCTAACATCAGGACGGGGAGCAATCCCCCTTTTAGTTTCGAGGACTTCATCGCAGTTTATCCGCAGTTTGGAGCAAATGCGGAGGGGAACTATGTAATACCACAAATGATCATACAAATGTATATTGACCTCGCAAACGAGTGTATCAAACAAGCAAGATGGCATTCCTACTGGACTGTTGCAACGGGGTGGTTTGTTGCTCACTTCTGCACGTTGTACATGCAGGGTATAGCAGATCCAAACAGCGGAGCAGCGGGTGTCTTAAAAGCAGGACAAACACGGGGGCTAGCTACCTCAAAGTCGGCTGGCGATGTGTCCGTAAGTACGGACTACTCCGTGATTGCTCAGGACCTAGACGGATGGGCTGCATGGAAGCTTACGATTTATGGACAACAGCTTGCAACGATTGGGCGTTTAGTTGGAAAAGGCGGCATGTATGTCTATTAA
- a CDS encoding DUF3383 family protein: MAQSLDDIVKVNVIVSPMAQSAGTFNIGLIVGKSKAITASDRVKIYSSLPDMSDDGWKESDPEYAAAKLYYSQSPTPSKLVVGRWDDTETVADAIKACRAANNDWYACYVVDATSEEIEAVASEVEAMKPESVYFYTTNDEAVKAGTTGNIMETLKNKAYKRTWGQYSTTPHAAAAAMGYSMGANTGGANSAYTLAYKTEVGVSPEPLSTTEVQKILALNGNVYTAYGAKYKLLVQGKMASGVHFDEVLNLDMLQAEIQIGATNALVGTGKIPQTEDGMALLISAISEQCDKSVMRGAIAPGVWKAAPVLTLERGDTLSKGYMVLAERIADQTQDERDARKAPPIYVPVKMAGAIEHVVVNVTVNR, from the coding sequence TTGGCTCAGTCTCTTGATGATATCGTAAAAGTGAATGTCATAGTGTCGCCCATGGCGCAAAGTGCCGGAACGTTTAATATTGGTCTGATTGTGGGAAAATCAAAGGCGATTACTGCTTCAGACCGTGTAAAAATTTATTCAAGTTTGCCTGATATGAGTGACGATGGTTGGAAAGAGTCAGACCCAGAATATGCAGCGGCCAAACTTTACTACAGTCAATCTCCTACTCCATCAAAATTGGTCGTTGGACGCTGGGACGATACAGAAACAGTAGCCGATGCAATAAAAGCATGCCGTGCAGCAAACAATGATTGGTATGCCTGCTACGTAGTAGATGCTACTTCCGAAGAAATCGAGGCGGTAGCATCAGAAGTGGAAGCCATGAAACCGGAGTCTGTGTACTTCTACACAACCAATGATGAAGCAGTAAAAGCAGGTACAACCGGAAACATCATGGAAACGCTGAAAAACAAGGCTTATAAACGTACATGGGGACAATACAGCACCACGCCACATGCAGCGGCCGCCGCGATGGGATATTCAATGGGGGCTAATACCGGTGGAGCAAATTCAGCTTACACGTTGGCTTATAAAACCGAAGTCGGAGTCTCACCAGAGCCTCTTTCCACAACAGAAGTACAGAAAATACTCGCTTTGAACGGAAATGTATATACAGCCTACGGAGCCAAGTATAAGTTGCTTGTGCAAGGAAAAATGGCAAGTGGTGTGCATTTTGACGAGGTTTTAAATTTGGATATGCTCCAAGCAGAAATTCAAATCGGAGCAACCAATGCCCTAGTAGGTACAGGAAAAATTCCACAAACAGAAGATGGTATGGCACTGCTGATTAGTGCCATTTCTGAGCAGTGCGACAAGTCTGTGATGCGAGGAGCGATTGCACCAGGAGTGTGGAAAGCGGCTCCCGTCCTCACTTTGGAACGAGGGGATACGCTGTCGAAAGGATACATGGTACTGGCTGAAAGGATTGCAGATCAAACACAGGACGAACGAGATGCACGAAAAGCTCCGCCGATCTATGTACCGGTTAAGATGGCAGGAGCAATTGAGCATGTTGTCGTCAATGTAACGGTCAATCGCTAG
- a CDS encoding DUF3277 family protein, translated as MSYTTYSFADVAMVISHASVGQYVATGAGLGSISTAMAQERTTHDVAADGTIMISKIEGRNGSHTISVQQTSDLNKWLLKLYNYLSQAPASEWAGIKITVRASTMQELIRSIGVSFQKLPDKQFQAQGQQVSWVLMAADIDQNVT; from the coding sequence ATGTCATACACGACGTATAGTTTTGCTGACGTAGCGATGGTTATTTCGCACGCATCTGTCGGTCAATATGTAGCAACGGGCGCGGGACTAGGAAGCATCTCTACTGCGATGGCGCAAGAACGGACGACCCATGATGTTGCTGCTGACGGCACGATTATGATTTCAAAAATCGAGGGGCGAAACGGCAGTCATACGATTTCTGTGCAACAAACCTCCGATTTAAATAAGTGGCTCTTGAAACTATACAACTACCTATCACAAGCTCCCGCTTCAGAGTGGGCAGGCATAAAAATAACGGTCCGTGCGTCTACGATGCAGGAGTTAATTAGATCTATTGGGGTATCATTTCAGAAACTGCCAGACAAGCAATTTCAGGCACAGGGTCAACAAGTTTCATGGGTACTAATGGCGGCAGATATTGACCAGAACGTGACATAA